The proteins below are encoded in one region of Streptomyces ficellus:
- a CDS encoding bifunctional DNA primase/polymerase, with product MTQRALIRRDHLSVALELAASGVPVLPLRAGKVPFGNCRVCAKGACGGRPNMKNSGPCKCPGPCHGWAAATTDPHILTSGPWRRAWLRAEAVAYHPGGAGLTVVDLDNADAIAWAREALPATQTVPSTRGEHWLYLGAMQSVNGVRQGVDIKSTMAYARWLGFGTGTMTDLPDAVRALAVKKPSTARPAPHVLAMTARAGTGKCPHRTPVYLERGIAMAEQRITEASSAVHATVYRTFLAVLTTHGRCGCLTDTHVGRLFTAAQAKGESWRHCTDAWANARTALGM from the coding sequence GCCGCTGCGAGCCGGCAAGGTCCCATTCGGCAACTGCCGCGTCTGTGCCAAGGGTGCCTGCGGCGGCCGGCCGAACATGAAGAACTCCGGACCGTGTAAGTGCCCCGGGCCTTGCCACGGCTGGGCCGCCGCCACCACCGACCCGCACATCCTGACCTCCGGGCCCTGGCGCCGCGCTTGGCTGCGAGCCGAGGCGGTCGCCTACCACCCGGGCGGGGCCGGTCTGACGGTTGTAGACCTGGACAACGCCGACGCGATCGCCTGGGCGCGCGAGGCCCTGCCCGCCACGCAGACCGTGCCGTCCACGCGCGGCGAGCACTGGCTCTACCTCGGTGCTATGCAGTCAGTTAACGGGGTACGGCAGGGCGTGGACATCAAGTCCACCATGGCCTACGCCCGGTGGCTCGGATTTGGCACCGGCACCATGACCGACCTGCCGGACGCCGTCCGCGCACTGGCCGTGAAGAAGCCGTCCACGGCGCGGCCAGCGCCACATGTCCTCGCCATGACCGCACGGGCGGGCACCGGGAAGTGCCCTCACCGCACGCCCGTCTACCTGGAGCGCGGTATCGCCATGGCGGAACAGCGCATCACCGAGGCGTCCAGCGCCGTGCACGCGACCGTGTACCGGACGTTCCTCGCGGTGCTGACCACGCATGGCCGGTGCGGCTGCCTGACTGACACCCACGTCGGCAGGCTGTTCACCGCCGCGCAGGCCAAGGGCGAGAGCTGGCGGCACTGCACCGACGCGTGGGCCAACGCCCGCACCGCTCTGGGGATGTGA
- a CDS encoding ATP-binding protein, protein MSEDEKTPAREVITDYAQAHFRYFRTADGTVYAQRNGHPVARPIRSQGTTGSHRQELMVGLFRDGVGVFNGTALKEALDLIEALALTEDTQPVHIRVAPGFDGATWLDLGRNDGRSVRIHPTGWDVTVPDPREVCWRRTQLTGELPLPAKDTDGKGIDLLLRLTNFANAETECLAIAWLIGCLGPSVPVPAPFLTGPQGAGKSTAGRMLVRIIEGMSGDLRRAPKDEENLTAAVAAGWVTALDNLSHMPPDLSDAMCCIVTGAENVKRALFTDGDVFRARYRRPMLLTGIDVGVIRPDLAERLLPLRLERPRVRRTEAELWAEYEEVLPVILGSLLDLAVKVRAAEADIPTDLRMADFAHLCAQLDEATGFGSLNAYRASLDDLNDDVIEGDLLAQTVLKHAAGMTPGTEVQMTSSEWLHALTGLYSGEECRPLPKGWPTTGKVLSDRLKRLQPTLAARGVLIDWGRTGSARYIEMTRPAPPAHEQAALH, encoded by the coding sequence ATGTCTGAGGACGAGAAGACCCCGGCGCGCGAGGTCATCACCGACTACGCGCAAGCGCACTTCCGGTACTTCCGCACCGCCGACGGGACCGTGTACGCGCAGAGGAACGGCCATCCCGTGGCCCGGCCGATCCGGTCGCAGGGCACCACGGGCAGCCACCGGCAGGAACTCATGGTCGGCCTGTTTCGCGACGGCGTGGGCGTGTTCAACGGCACTGCCCTCAAGGAGGCCCTGGACCTGATCGAGGCGCTGGCGCTGACCGAGGACACCCAGCCGGTCCACATCCGCGTGGCGCCCGGGTTCGACGGCGCCACGTGGCTGGACCTGGGTCGCAACGACGGGCGGTCGGTCCGTATCCACCCCACCGGATGGGACGTCACGGTCCCGGACCCGCGTGAGGTGTGCTGGCGGCGCACCCAGCTCACCGGGGAGTTGCCCTTGCCGGCCAAGGACACCGACGGCAAGGGCATCGACCTCCTGCTGAGGCTGACCAACTTCGCCAACGCGGAGACCGAGTGTTTGGCCATCGCCTGGCTCATCGGCTGCCTCGGACCGTCCGTCCCCGTCCCGGCACCATTCCTCACCGGCCCCCAGGGCGCGGGGAAGTCCACCGCCGGGCGGATGCTCGTTCGGATCATCGAGGGCATGAGCGGTGACCTGCGCCGGGCCCCGAAGGATGAGGAGAACTTGACGGCGGCCGTCGCCGCCGGGTGGGTCACCGCCCTGGACAACCTCTCCCACATGCCCCCGGACCTGTCCGACGCCATGTGCTGCATCGTGACCGGCGCCGAGAACGTCAAGCGCGCCCTGTTCACCGACGGCGACGTCTTCCGCGCCCGCTACCGCCGCCCCATGCTGCTGACTGGCATCGACGTCGGCGTCATCCGCCCCGATCTCGCCGAACGCCTCCTACCGCTACGCCTGGAGCGTCCCCGCGTGCGGCGCACGGAGGCGGAGCTGTGGGCGGAGTACGAGGAGGTGTTGCCCGTCATCCTCGGCTCGCTCCTGGACCTGGCCGTGAAGGTGCGGGCCGCCGAGGCGGACATCCCGACCGATCTGCGGATGGCCGACTTCGCGCACCTGTGCGCGCAGCTCGATGAAGCGACCGGATTCGGCTCGCTGAACGCCTACCGGGCCAGCCTGGACGACCTCAACGACGACGTCATTGAAGGCGACCTGCTGGCCCAGACCGTGCTCAAGCACGCCGCCGGCATGACGCCGGGCACGGAAGTCCAGATGACGTCCTCGGAGTGGCTACATGCCCTCACCGGCCTTTACAGCGGCGAGGAGTGCCGTCCCCTACCCAAAGGCTGGCCCACCACCGGAAAAGTCCTCTCCGACCGCCTCAAGCGCCTCCAGCCCACCCTCGCCGCCCGGGGCGTCCTCATCGACTGGGGCCGCACCGGCTCCGCCCGCTACATCGAGATGACCCGCCCCGCACCTCCGGCACACGAGCAGGCGGCGCTGCACTGA
- a CDS encoding helix-turn-helix domain-containing protein, with the protein MSTAIAAPVDRLLYKPEEAAEALAVSRSTVYELMAEGTLKYIKLGRTRRIRRADLEAYVANLAPLPN; encoded by the coding sequence ATGAGCACCGCGATTGCCGCTCCCGTCGATCGACTCCTGTACAAGCCCGAAGAGGCTGCCGAGGCGCTCGCCGTCAGCCGTTCGACTGTCTACGAGCTGATGGCCGAAGGAACCCTGAAGTACATCAAGTTGGGCCGCACTCGCCGAATCCGGCGTGCCGACCTCGAAGCGTACGTGGCCAACCTCGCCCCGCTGCCCAACTGA
- a CDS encoding tyrosine-type recombinase/integrase, giving the protein MSPRKPNMESSIYFGADGWWHGRVTMGVKSDGGPDRRHRRARTEAEIKRKVKELERQRDQGRAPAAGRKPTVTAWMETYLTDIASLKLKPRSLDDYWSKTRNDIIPGVGKHRIDKLQPEHLERIYRAMLDAGHAPSHVVKVHRILSRALKIAHRRRIVGENVATLVDPPSIDETEANPFTKEEAKAFLEAAAKRPTFMRWVVGVGMGFRQGETLGLRWSYVDLQAELFRPEWQLQRLTWRHGCDDPHACGGRLHRFEPCPPDCTSHKGYKRGCPKPCAKTCTKHASTCPERKEGGLTFTRPKTKKSRNAVPIPPVFVPFLLDHKARQETAREAAGELWQEHDVVFSRPDGRPLDPRADYEEFKELLKEAGIDDRRLYDGSRHTAGTILNELGVDMPTIMEILRHTQISQTRRYVKGRSHLSKDAMRRMGEFFVSPPAPPSAPNPGPTETRSETTDTRAARSLRRRRIR; this is encoded by the coding sequence ATGAGTCCCCGAAAGCCCAACATGGAGTCGTCCATCTACTTCGGTGCCGATGGCTGGTGGCACGGCCGCGTGACGATGGGCGTCAAAAGTGACGGTGGGCCCGACCGACGCCACCGCCGGGCCCGGACCGAGGCCGAGATCAAGCGCAAGGTGAAGGAGCTGGAACGCCAACGCGACCAGGGGCGCGCGCCCGCCGCCGGCCGTAAGCCGACCGTCACGGCGTGGATGGAGACCTACCTCACGGATATCGCGAGCCTGAAGCTCAAGCCGCGCTCTCTCGACGACTACTGGTCCAAGACCCGCAACGACATCATCCCCGGCGTCGGCAAGCACCGCATCGACAAGTTGCAGCCCGAGCACTTGGAGCGGATTTACCGGGCCATGCTCGACGCCGGGCACGCTCCCTCGCACGTCGTGAAGGTGCACCGCATCCTGTCCCGTGCTTTGAAGATCGCCCACCGCCGCCGCATTGTCGGCGAGAACGTCGCCACGCTCGTGGACCCGCCAAGCATTGACGAGACCGAGGCCAACCCCTTCACCAAGGAGGAGGCGAAAGCGTTCCTCGAAGCCGCGGCGAAGCGGCCCACCTTCATGCGGTGGGTCGTCGGAGTCGGCATGGGCTTCCGACAGGGCGAGACTCTCGGGCTGCGCTGGTCCTACGTCGATCTGCAAGCAGAGCTATTCCGCCCAGAGTGGCAACTTCAGCGCCTCACGTGGCGGCACGGGTGTGACGACCCACATGCCTGTGGGGGGCGGCTGCACCGCTTCGAGCCGTGCCCGCCGGACTGCACCTCGCACAAGGGCTACAAGCGTGGTTGCCCGAAGCCGTGCGCCAAGACGTGCACCAAACACGCGAGCACCTGCCCGGAGCGCAAGGAAGGCGGGCTCACCTTCACCCGGCCCAAGACCAAGAAGAGCCGGAACGCCGTGCCGATCCCGCCCGTGTTCGTTCCCTTCCTGCTCGACCACAAGGCCCGGCAAGAAACGGCACGGGAAGCTGCCGGGGAACTGTGGCAGGAGCACGACGTCGTCTTCTCCCGTCCGGACGGCCGGCCACTGGATCCGCGCGCCGACTACGAGGAGTTCAAGGAACTGCTCAAGGAGGCCGGGATCGATGACCGCCGCCTGTACGACGGGAGCCGCCACACCGCCGGCACGATTCTGAACGAGCTGGGCGTCGACATGCCCACGATCATGGAGATCCTGAGGCACACGCAGATCAGCCAGACCCGGCGGTACGTCAAGGGCCGGTCCCACCTGTCCAAGGACGCCATGCGGAGGATGGGCGAGTTCTTCGTATCGCCGCCGGCGCCTCCGTCAGCCCCGAATCCGGGCCCCACTGAGACCAGAAGTGAGACCACCGACACCCGTGCGGCACGCTCCCTGCGCCGTCGCCGCATCCGCTGA
- a CDS encoding alpha/beta hydrolase, whose product MDSRRLFRTSRLIRTSAVSLSVFGLLLAGCSDSGSTPAASAPASASIASPEQLKAFYDQRLTWRACGVAGFECATMKAPLDYADPDGEQIKLAVSRVKATGPGKRLGSLLVNPGGPGGSAVGYLQGYAGIGYPAPVRARYDMVAVDPRGVARSEPVRCLDGPQMDVYTQVDQTPDDSGEKDRLAASFKDFAAGCQKRSGRILPHVSTVESARDMDILRAVLGDKRLNYVGASYGTFLGATYAELFPSRTGRLVLDGAMDPSLPTAELNRDQTAGFETAFQSFAADCVKRSDCPLGTGSPAAAADRLKAFFAELDAAPVPTGESRQLGEALATTGVIAAMYDESAWPQLREALTRAMGGEGSALLALADSYYERETDGTYSNLMYANAAVNCLDQPPAFTGPAQAAAAVPSFEKASPVFGEGLAWASLNCAYWPTEATGSAHRIEARGAAPIVVVGTTRDPATPYKWAKALAAQLSSGTLLTYDGDGHTAYGRGSDCVDTAINTYLLDGTVPPAGKRCR is encoded by the coding sequence ATGGACTCCCGTCGCCTGTTCCGTACGTCTCGTCTGATCCGTACGTCCGCCGTCTCCCTCTCGGTCTTCGGTCTGCTCCTGGCCGGCTGCTCGGACAGCGGCAGCACGCCCGCCGCCTCCGCGCCCGCCTCCGCCTCGATCGCCTCGCCCGAGCAGCTCAAGGCGTTCTACGACCAGCGGCTGACGTGGCGCGCGTGCGGCGTCGCGGGCTTCGAGTGCGCCACGATGAAGGCCCCGCTCGACTACGCCGACCCGGACGGCGAGCAGATCAAGCTCGCGGTGTCCCGGGTGAAGGCCACCGGTCCGGGCAAGCGCCTCGGCTCGCTGCTCGTGAACCCGGGCGGGCCGGGCGGCTCGGCGGTCGGCTACCTCCAGGGGTACGCGGGCATCGGCTACCCGGCGCCGGTCCGCGCCCGCTACGACATGGTGGCGGTCGATCCGCGGGGCGTGGCCCGCAGCGAGCCGGTCCGGTGCCTGGACGGCCCGCAGATGGACGTGTACACGCAGGTCGACCAGACGCCCGACGACAGCGGCGAGAAGGACCGCCTGGCCGCCTCGTTCAAGGACTTCGCCGCCGGCTGCCAGAAGCGCTCGGGCCGGATCCTGCCCCATGTGTCGACCGTGGAGTCCGCCCGGGACATGGACATCCTGCGCGCGGTGCTGGGCGACAAGCGGCTGAACTACGTCGGCGCCTCGTACGGCACCTTTCTGGGCGCGACGTACGCCGAGCTGTTCCCGTCCCGCACCGGCCGGCTCGTCCTGGACGGGGCGATGGACCCGTCCCTGCCGACCGCCGAGCTCAACCGCGACCAGACGGCGGGCTTCGAGACGGCGTTCCAGTCCTTCGCCGCCGACTGCGTCAAGCGCTCCGACTGCCCGCTGGGCACCGGGTCGCCGGCCGCCGCGGCCGACCGTCTCAAGGCCTTCTTCGCGGAGCTGGACGCCGCACCCGTCCCGACCGGCGAGAGCCGCCAACTCGGCGAGGCGCTGGCCACCACGGGCGTGATCGCCGCCATGTACGACGAGTCGGCCTGGCCGCAGCTGCGCGAGGCCCTCACCCGGGCGATGGGCGGCGAGGGCTCCGCACTGCTGGCCCTGGCCGACAGCTACTACGAGCGCGAGACGGACGGCACGTACTCCAACCTGATGTACGCCAACGCAGCCGTGAACTGCCTCGACCAGCCCCCCGCCTTCACCGGCCCCGCCCAGGCCGCGGCCGCCGTCCCCTCCTTCGAGAAGGCGTCCCCCGTCTTCGGCGAGGGCCTCGCCTGGGCCTCCCTGAACTGCGCCTACTGGCCGACCGAGGCCACCGGCTCCGCCCACCGCATCGAGGCCCGTGGTGCCGCGCCCATCGTCGTCGTCGGCACCACCCGCGACCCGGCCACCCCCTACAAGTGGGCCAAGGCCCTCGCCGCCCAGCTCTCCTCCGGCACCCTCCTCACCTACGATGGCGACGGGCACACCGCCTACGGCCGCGGCAGCGACTGCGTCGACACCGCGATCAACACCTACCTCCTCGACGGCACGGTCCCTCCGGCCGGCAAGCGCTGCCGCTGA
- a CDS encoding DNA polymerase III subunit delta' — MPVWDDLVGQERVQEQLRAAARDADALVTADASGTAPPDASKMTHAWLFTGPPGSGRTTAARAFAAALQCVSPDRALGGEPGCGFCDGCHTALVGTHADVSTVAAVGTQILVDDMRDTVRKSFTSPANGRWQVILVEDAERLNEKSANAVLKAVEEPAPRTVWLLCAPSIEDVLPTIRSRCRHLTLRTPPVEAVADVLIRRDGIEPEVAHAAARATQGHIDHARRLATDERARARRATVLKLPLRVEDVGGCLKAAQELIDAASEDAKEVAEGTDVKETEELKAALGGAPGGRMPRGTAGAMKELEDKQKRRRTRTQRDSLDLALGELTSFYRDVLALQLGSATALANVDVRDALERTARDSTPERTLRRIEAVLACREAMDRNVAPLLAVEAMTMALRAG; from the coding sequence ATGCCCGTGTGGGACGACCTGGTCGGCCAGGAGCGGGTGCAGGAACAGCTGCGGGCCGCCGCCCGGGACGCCGACGCGCTCGTCACCGCCGACGCGTCCGGCACCGCGCCGCCCGACGCGTCGAAGATGACGCACGCCTGGCTGTTCACCGGCCCGCCCGGCTCCGGGCGGACCACCGCGGCCCGGGCGTTCGCCGCCGCGCTCCAGTGCGTCAGCCCGGACCGCGCGCTCGGCGGGGAGCCGGGCTGCGGGTTCTGCGACGGCTGCCACACGGCACTGGTCGGCACCCATGCCGACGTGTCGACGGTCGCCGCCGTGGGCACCCAGATCCTGGTCGACGACATGCGCGACACGGTCCGCAAGTCGTTCACGTCACCCGCCAACGGCCGCTGGCAGGTGATCCTCGTCGAGGACGCCGAGCGGCTGAACGAGAAGTCGGCCAACGCCGTCCTGAAGGCGGTGGAGGAGCCCGCCCCGCGCACGGTGTGGCTGCTGTGCGCGCCGTCCATCGAGGACGTCCTGCCCACCATCCGCTCCCGCTGCCGCCACCTCACGCTGCGCACCCCGCCGGTCGAGGCCGTCGCCGACGTGCTGATCCGGCGCGACGGCATCGAACCGGAGGTGGCCCACGCGGCCGCCCGCGCGACCCAGGGCCACATCGACCACGCCCGTCGCCTCGCCACCGACGAGCGGGCCCGCGCCCGGCGGGCCACCGTCCTGAAGCTGCCCCTGCGGGTCGAGGACGTCGGCGGCTGCCTGAAGGCGGCGCAGGAGCTGATCGACGCGGCGTCCGAGGACGCCAAGGAGGTGGCGGAGGGCACCGACGTCAAGGAGACCGAGGAGCTGAAGGCGGCGCTCGGCGGCGCACCCGGCGGCCGGATGCCGCGCGGCACGGCCGGTGCCATGAAGGAGCTGGAGGACAAGCAGAAGCGCCGCAGGACCCGGACCCAGCGCGACAGCCTGGATCTGGCCCTCGGTGAGCTGACCAGCTTCTACCGCGACGTCCTGGCCCTCCAGCTCGGCTCGGCCACGGCCCTGGCCAACGTCGACGTGCGCGACGCGCTGGAGCGGACGGCCCGCGACTCGACTCCCGAGCGGACGCTGCGGCGCATCGAGGCGGTGCTGGCCTGCCGCGAGGCCATGGACCGCAATGTGGCACCGCTGCTCGCCGTCGAGGCGATGACCATGGCGCTGCGCGCGGGGTGA
- the tmk gene encoding dTMP kinase, whose amino-acid sequence MTRAEQPTVLSPTSDSDAALAADSRERAVRALLRTPPLRRLWSAQLVGGIGDALALLVLVLLALQAAVVEGAFGGGYRGAAFAVAAVFGVRILSTLLFGAVLLGPLTTLTGPKGPLDRRWTMVGADGVRVALLVIAPLWIDWTPDKALGFLLGTVFLAGVAERFWTVAKEAAAPALLPAQPPEGAAVRPLPDQMDALRRLSLRTGFAAVPGAAAALLIATLVGNVLATGVDWFSGHQAALGSYVAAGLFAASVSVLYFLELPDAQTPRPRSPLEGLRRPSTGNGVDKGRTGAIPLLVLACTAVAGAIASATAVAVLHARDLGGGPVTFALLVLALIGGTALGIRGARSVLPALSRRRLLALAITVTGVALLALGLVPDTATVLFIALGAGFSAGVAANTGHVLLDQETEEYRRPRLTEHLQAVVRVTIALGALAAPLLAAAIGPHRLANGDFVFAHGGAAFTLMLVGALLLPVAALVLAKTDDRSGVPLRRDLRDALRGGDPEQAPSKSGFFIALEGGDGAGKSTQVEALADWIRAKGHEVVVTREPGATPIGKRLRSILLDVSSAGLSNRAEALLYAADRAEHVDSLVRPALERGAIVISDRYIDSSVAYQGAGRDLSPTEIARISRWATSGLVPHLTVLLDVSPETARERFTEAPDRLESEPAEFHRRVRAGFLALAAADPGRYLVVDAGQEPESVTTVVRHRLDQMLPLSEAEVKAMEAARKAAEEEARRKAEEAAARKAEEERLERERQEQLAKLRAEEEERKRREEEEARQREAERQAEEARRRAEEARRLAEEERRRREAEEKTRREEQERLRQLKEEQERLRAEAEARRLEKQRKAEEALLRAEEARRLAEAAAAASAAASVAASATETVSGTETTVPTPVVDPLVNPDQETQEVPAPRVNMRKDDEETTLLPPVRDADPAGRPPRPAPADDETTLLRPVRDTGTGADTGTGAGASAIDETAVLPPVRQQDPHQGAADETAVLPPVRDAGTAGRVPPGFFRDEEPDRPGGAERTRELPQVDEQGTPRRRSDWAEETPLDDLPTLADELLGPHDEEDGRGRGRGGRRT is encoded by the coding sequence ATGACGCGAGCCGAGCAGCCAACGGTCTTGAGCCCCACCTCAGACTCCGACGCCGCACTTGCCGCGGACTCCCGCGAGCGCGCCGTCCGGGCCCTGTTGCGCACCCCGCCCCTGAGGCGGTTGTGGAGCGCGCAGCTCGTCGGCGGGATCGGCGACGCCCTCGCCCTGCTCGTCCTGGTGCTGCTGGCCCTTCAGGCGGCGGTCGTGGAGGGAGCCTTCGGCGGCGGGTACCGGGGAGCGGCCTTCGCGGTCGCGGCGGTCTTCGGGGTGCGCATCCTGTCCACGCTCCTCTTCGGCGCCGTCCTGCTCGGCCCGCTGACGACGCTCACCGGCCCCAAGGGCCCCCTGGACCGGCGCTGGACCATGGTCGGTGCCGACGGCGTACGGGTGGCGCTGCTGGTCATCGCCCCGCTGTGGATCGACTGGACCCCGGACAAGGCCCTCGGGTTCCTCCTGGGCACCGTCTTCCTGGCCGGGGTGGCCGAACGCTTCTGGACCGTCGCCAAGGAGGCCGCCGCCCCCGCGCTGCTGCCCGCCCAGCCCCCGGAGGGCGCCGCCGTACGGCCCCTGCCGGACCAGATGGACGCGCTGCGGCGGCTGTCGCTGCGTACCGGCTTCGCCGCCGTCCCCGGCGCCGCGGCCGCGCTCCTGATCGCCACGCTCGTCGGCAACGTGCTGGCGACGGGCGTCGACTGGTTCTCCGGCCACCAGGCGGCCCTGGGTTCGTACGTGGCGGCCGGCCTGTTCGCCGCGTCCGTCTCCGTCCTGTACTTCCTGGAGCTGCCCGACGCGCAGACCCCGCGCCCCCGCTCCCCGCTGGAGGGGCTGCGCCGCCCGTCCACCGGGAACGGCGTCGACAAGGGACGTACGGGAGCGATACCGCTGCTGGTGCTCGCCTGCACGGCCGTGGCCGGCGCCATCGCCTCCGCCACTGCGGTCGCCGTGCTGCACGCGCGCGACCTGGGCGGCGGCCCCGTGACGTTCGCGCTGCTCGTGCTGGCGCTGATCGGCGGTACGGCCCTCGGCATCCGAGGCGCCCGGTCCGTACTGCCCGCCCTGTCCCGGCGCCGCCTACTGGCGCTGGCGATCACCGTCACCGGTGTCGCGCTGCTGGCCCTGGGCCTGGTGCCCGACACGGCGACCGTGCTGTTCATCGCGCTCGGCGCCGGCTTCTCGGCCGGTGTCGCCGCCAACACCGGGCACGTCCTGCTCGACCAGGAGACGGAGGAGTACCGGCGGCCGCGGCTGACCGAGCACCTCCAGGCCGTCGTGCGCGTCACGATCGCGCTCGGCGCGCTCGCCGCCCCGCTGCTCGCCGCCGCCATCGGCCCGCACCGGCTGGCCAACGGCGACTTCGTCTTCGCCCACGGCGGCGCGGCCTTCACCCTGATGCTGGTCGGTGCCCTGCTGCTGCCCGTCGCGGCGCTGGTGCTGGCCAAGACCGACGACCGCTCCGGCGTCCCGCTGCGCCGCGACCTGCGGGACGCGCTGCGCGGTGGCGACCCGGAGCAGGCGCCGTCGAAGAGTGGTTTCTTCATCGCCCTGGAGGGCGGTGACGGCGCCGGCAAGTCCACGCAGGTGGAGGCGCTGGCCGACTGGATCCGCGCCAAGGGCCACGAGGTCGTCGTCACGCGCGAGCCCGGTGCGACCCCGATCGGCAAGCGGCTGCGCTCGATCCTCCTCGACGTGTCCAGCGCCGGGCTGTCCAACCGCGCGGAGGCGCTGCTGTACGCCGCCGACCGCGCCGAGCACGTCGACTCGCTGGTCCGTCCCGCCCTGGAGCGCGGCGCGATCGTGATCTCCGACCGGTACATCGACTCGTCCGTGGCCTACCAGGGCGCGGGCCGCGACCTGTCCCCGACCGAGATCGCCCGCATCTCGCGCTGGGCGACCAGCGGTCTCGTACCGCACCTCACCGTCCTGCTGGACGTCTCGCCGGAGACCGCGCGGGAGCGGTTCACGGAGGCGCCGGACCGGCTGGAGTCGGAGCCGGCGGAGTTCCACCGGCGCGTACGGGCCGGGTTCCTCGCCCTCGCGGCGGCCGACCCGGGCCGGTACCTGGTGGTGGACGCCGGCCAGGAGCCGGAGTCGGTCACCACCGTCGTACGGCACCGGCTCGACCAGATGCTGCCGCTCTCCGAGGCCGAGGTGAAGGCCATGGAGGCGGCGCGCAAGGCGGCCGAGGAGGAGGCGCGGCGCAAGGCCGAGGAGGCGGCGGCGCGCAAGGCCGAGGAGGAGCGCCTGGAGCGTGAGCGCCAGGAGCAGCTCGCCAAGCTCCGTGCCGAGGAGGAGGAGCGCAAGCGCCGCGAGGAGGAGGAGGCGCGGCAGCGCGAGGCCGAGCGGCAGGCCGAGGAGGCCAGGCGGCGTGCCGAGGAGGCGCGCCGGCTCGCCGAGGAGGAGCGCCGGCGGCGCGAGGCCGAGGAGAAGACGCGCCGCGAGGAGCAGGAGCGGCTGCGCCAGCTGAAGGAGGAGCAGGAGCGGCTGCGGGCCGAGGCCGAGGCGCGGCGGCTCGAGAAGCAGCGCAAGGCCGAGGAGGCCCTGCTGCGCGCCGAGGAGGCACGGCGGCTCGCGGAGGCTGCGGCCGCGGCTTCGGCGGCCGCGTCGGTGGCCGCGTCCGCCACGGAGACCGTGTCCGGTACGGAGACGACGGTGCCCACGCCGGTGGTGGACCCGCTCGTGAACCCGGACCAGGAGACCCAGGAGGTCCCCGCTCCGCGCGTCAACATGCGCAAGGACGACGAGGAGACGACCCTCCTCCCGCCCGTCCGGGACGCCGACCCGGCCGGCCGGCCCCCACGGCCCGCCCCCGCCGACGACGAGACGACCCTGCTGCGCCCGGTACGCGACACCGGCACCGGTGCGGACACGGGTACGGGTGCGGGTGCCTCCGCCATCGACGAGACGGCGGTCCTTCCGCCCGTCCGGCAGCAGGACCCGCACCAGGGTGCCGCCGACGAGACGGCCGTCCTCCCGCCCGTACGGGACGCGGGAACCGCCGGCCGCGTACCGCCCGGGTTCTTCCGTGACGAGGAGCCCGACCGGCCGGGCGGCGCCGAGCGGACCCGCGAGCTTCCGCAGGTCGACGAGCAGGGCACACCGCGGCGCCGCTCGGACTGGGCGGAGGAGACTCCGCTGGACGACCTCCCGACCCTCGCCGACGAGCTGCTCGGCCCGCACGACGAGGAGGACGGCCGCGGACGCGGGCGAGGCGGCCGCCGCACCTGA